A genomic region of Trifolium pratense cultivar HEN17-A07 linkage group LG3, ARS_RC_1.1, whole genome shotgun sequence contains the following coding sequences:
- the LOC123916679 gene encoding F-box protein At5g07670-like isoform X2 encodes MSFQPFHKNTNKNPNFTSPPLKNTLLNSKATQSFNHMVLAMQLHSLTDPNSKTLIPNFDLTLPLSDEILLKILSKLPNSQTKSNSLVSKRWLNLQGRLIRSLKIFDLNFVLSEEEKKLLPVEAIDKGLKEVAKGCPNLRKLKVTGGSEEGLVTIGEECVTLMELELQKCNDDVLRGVAACRNLQVVKLIGCVDGFYESVVSDIGLTILAQGCKRLVKLELVGCEGSFDGIKAIGSCCLMLEELVFVDHRMDDGWLAGVSFCENLKTLRFVSCKVIDGNPGLEEHLGFCVALEELHFQKCQLRDKNAMGAVFSVCRAAKEVVLHDCWGLDDGVFGLAVVCRRVKLFDIEACSLLTTECLESVIESWKDLECLRVVNCKNIKDSDISPALANLFTILKELKWRPDTKHLLSSSLGEVNMGKRGGKFFRWT; translated from the exons ATGTCGTTTCAACCATTCCACAAAAACACCAataaaaaccctaatttcacTTCTCCGCCATTGAAGAACACCTTGCTCAACTCCAAAGCTACTCAATCCTTCAATCATATGGTCCTCGCCATGCAACTTCACTCCCTCACTGACCCCAATTCCAAAACCCTAATCCCCAATTTTGACCTAACACTTCCCCTCTCTGATGAAATTCTCCTCAAAATCCTCTCTAAACTTCCCAATTCACAAACCAAATCCAATTCACTTGTTTCCAAACGCTGGTTGAATCTTCAAGGAAGATTAATTCGTTCGTTAAAAATCTTTGATTTGAACTTCGTTTTATCAG aggaagaaaaaaaattgttaccagTTGAAGCAATTGATAAGGGACTCAAAGAAGTAGCAAAAGGGTGTCCGAATTTACGGAAGTTGAAGGTAACAGGTGGGAGTGAAGAGGGTTTGGTTACTATTGGGGAAGAGTGTGTTACATTGATGGAATTGGAGTTGCAGAAATGTAATGATGATGTTTTGCGCGGTGTTGCGGCGTGTAGGAATTTACAAGTGGTGAAGTTGATTGGGTGTGTTGATGGGTTTTATGAATCGGTGGTTTCGGATATTGGGTTGACTATTTTAGCACAAGGGTGTAAGAGGTTAGTGAAATTGGAGCTTGTTGGTTGTGAAGGTAGTTTCGATGGGATTAAAGCGATTGGGTCGTGTTGTTTGATGTTGGAAGAATTGGTTTTTGTTGATCATAGGATGGATGATGGATGGTTAGCTGGTGTTTCATTTTGTGAAAATTTGAAGACTTTAAGGTTTGTGTCTTGTAAGGTGATTGATGGTAATCCTGGATTGGAAGAACATTTAGGGTTTTGTGTTGCACTTGAAGAGTTGCATTTTCAGAAATGTCAGTTAAGAGATAAGAATGCAATGGGAGCTGTTTTTTCGGTTTGTAGGGCTGCTAAGGAGGTTGTTCTTCATGACTGTTGGGGGTTGGATGATGGCGTTTTCGGTTTAGCTGTTGTTTGCAG GCGGGTAAAACTGTTTGACATAGAAGCATGCTCATTACTTACAACGGAATGTTTAGAGTCAGTAATTGAATCATGGAAGGATCTTGAGTGCCTTAGAGTCGTcaattgtaaaaatataaaggaTAGTGATATCTCTCCTGCACTCGCTAACTTATTTACCATTCTCAAAGAGTTGAAATGGCGGCCAGATACAAAACATCTTCTGTCATCAAGTCTTGGGGAGGTAAACATGGGGAAAAGAGGCGGTAAGTTTTTCAGGTGGACATGA
- the LOC123916679 gene encoding F-box protein At5g07670-like isoform X1, with protein MSFQPFHKNTNKNPNFTSPPLKNTLLNSKATQSFNHMVLAMQLHSLTDPNSKTLIPNFDLTLPLSDEILLKILSKLPNSQTKSNSLVSKRWLNLQGRLIRSLKIFDLNFVLSGRLIHRFPNLTHVDLVPSTFVVYPQNGAVLITHRVVSMRVDKEWCFGFTEEEKKLLPVEAIDKGLKEVAKGCPNLRKLKVTGGSEEGLVTIGEECVTLMELELQKCNDDVLRGVAACRNLQVVKLIGCVDGFYESVVSDIGLTILAQGCKRLVKLELVGCEGSFDGIKAIGSCCLMLEELVFVDHRMDDGWLAGVSFCENLKTLRFVSCKVIDGNPGLEEHLGFCVALEELHFQKCQLRDKNAMGAVFSVCRAAKEVVLHDCWGLDDGVFGLAVVCRRVKLFDIEACSLLTTECLESVIESWKDLECLRVVNCKNIKDSDISPALANLFTILKELKWRPDTKHLLSSSLGEVNMGKRGGKFFRWT; from the exons ATGTCGTTTCAACCATTCCACAAAAACACCAataaaaaccctaatttcacTTCTCCGCCATTGAAGAACACCTTGCTCAACTCCAAAGCTACTCAATCCTTCAATCATATGGTCCTCGCCATGCAACTTCACTCCCTCACTGACCCCAATTCCAAAACCCTAATCCCCAATTTTGACCTAACACTTCCCCTCTCTGATGAAATTCTCCTCAAAATCCTCTCTAAACTTCCCAATTCACAAACCAAATCCAATTCACTTGTTTCCAAACGCTGGTTGAATCTTCAAGGAAGATTAATTCGTTCGTTAAAAATCTTTGATTTGAACTTCGTTTTATCAGGTAGGTTAATTCATAGATTCCCTAATCTCACACATGTTGATTTGGTTCCTTCAACTTTCGTCGTTTATCCTCAAAACGGCGCCGTTTTAATCACTCACCGTGTTGTTTCAATGAGAGTTGATAAAGAGTGGTGTTTCGGTTTTacagaggaagaaaaaaaattgttaccagTTGAAGCAATTGATAAGGGACTCAAAGAAGTAGCAAAAGGGTGTCCGAATTTACGGAAGTTGAAGGTAACAGGTGGGAGTGAAGAGGGTTTGGTTACTATTGGGGAAGAGTGTGTTACATTGATGGAATTGGAGTTGCAGAAATGTAATGATGATGTTTTGCGCGGTGTTGCGGCGTGTAGGAATTTACAAGTGGTGAAGTTGATTGGGTGTGTTGATGGGTTTTATGAATCGGTGGTTTCGGATATTGGGTTGACTATTTTAGCACAAGGGTGTAAGAGGTTAGTGAAATTGGAGCTTGTTGGTTGTGAAGGTAGTTTCGATGGGATTAAAGCGATTGGGTCGTGTTGTTTGATGTTGGAAGAATTGGTTTTTGTTGATCATAGGATGGATGATGGATGGTTAGCTGGTGTTTCATTTTGTGAAAATTTGAAGACTTTAAGGTTTGTGTCTTGTAAGGTGATTGATGGTAATCCTGGATTGGAAGAACATTTAGGGTTTTGTGTTGCACTTGAAGAGTTGCATTTTCAGAAATGTCAGTTAAGAGATAAGAATGCAATGGGAGCTGTTTTTTCGGTTTGTAGGGCTGCTAAGGAGGTTGTTCTTCATGACTGTTGGGGGTTGGATGATGGCGTTTTCGGTTTAGCTGTTGTTTGCAG GCGGGTAAAACTGTTTGACATAGAAGCATGCTCATTACTTACAACGGAATGTTTAGAGTCAGTAATTGAATCATGGAAGGATCTTGAGTGCCTTAGAGTCGTcaattgtaaaaatataaaggaTAGTGATATCTCTCCTGCACTCGCTAACTTATTTACCATTCTCAAAGAGTTGAAATGGCGGCCAGATACAAAACATCTTCTGTCATCAAGTCTTGGGGAGGTAAACATGGGGAAAAGAGGCGGTAAGTTTTTCAGGTGGACATGA
- the LOC123915412 gene encoding zinc finger protein ZAT9-like yields the protein MENKGRVCPICDKLFSNGKALGGHMKAHLAKLPLPPKPSMESTKHSTHFNARSDPIPNLRSLKRNFCYALANSGGNSTFEFYPKIPTGKRSKRQRKQFIVAEEKEDITQSNEAKENAENTQCKIVYNNTDLELAETIVFMNRKEWQQINEKYLGEEVGRSGNEDVELDQVREEHMKVYFSGCF from the coding sequence ATGGAGAACAAGGGCAGAGTATGCCCCATTTGTGACAAGTTATTTTCTAATGGGAAAGCTTTGGGAGGGCATATGAAAGCACACTTAGCCAAATTACCTCTCCCTCCAAAGCCCTCAATGGAGTCAACCAAACATTCAACTCACTTTAATGCAAGAAGTGACCCTATACCCAATCTTCGATCTTTGAAAAGGAACTTTTGTTACGCCCTAGCAAACTCTGGTGGGAATAGTACGTTTGAGTTTTATCCAAAAATCCCAACTGGAAAAAGATCGAAACGCCAACGAAAACAATTTATTGTGGCTGAGGAAAAAGAAGATATTACACAATCTAACGAGGCTAAAGAAAATGCTGAGAATACACAATGTAAAATTGTGTATAATAACACCGATTTAGAACTTGCTGAAACAATAGTATTTATGAACAGGAAAGAATGGCAACAAATTAATGAGAAATACCTCGGTGAAGAAGTTGGTCGAAGTGGAAATGAAGATGTTGAATTGGATCAAGTGCGTGAGGAACACATGAAGGTATACTTCTCTGGTTGTTTCTAA
- the LOC123915413 gene encoding uncharacterized protein LOC123915413 — MDHQQPLEEDTIMEIKETEMLSPAGGDSKTTFRTAHFLKPIANSIHEITYNHFNLNPSSPSSGFEPKEGSFKIRFNGWLYPYTTKWVRWVDQLKPKYEPVWKKAGIFEPIMSTKSHIMKNQDLVYGVVEKWCSETNTFVFPFAEATITLEDVMVLGGYSLYGYPVFTSLEDQEMRDVEQKLIIARQQKAIDSRTPSTSMWMDIFINKGSEIEHEAFLATWLSIFVFPHKYCVVKSCLFPIAILLARGNPIALAPAVLASLYNDLSLFKKQIVDLKKCSDKSPLVLDVNLQSPFYLVQVWVWERFKNLQPQPNLINNGDHVLLRWHKVKPLNIKNVSLELDSAIDDFFWRPYVRYADKCRVFYPNDEILIPHKEDLMDKQMHSFVICLRVSELVGFESIEQYLPHRVAMQFGLDQDVPGYVSRFNATNAIAWKYYSRPFSDSDKSLYFPSRFFEADVTSRYANWWKKSVSRPQGFIKNVVPQKRSGPSPSECRPHSKVPLEFPLPKLVSCTVTIGKSCSDDSKTSKGDNIVSDDVPSNFFPKHLKTTPPESSVQDGLKAGDNIDAGAPSSVPPKQNILTPLMTSENCKHELEDVEFKEGNESKEARLSNDRSCESGTQEESYSDLCEAIAAELEERVSRLERLHRELKMARLGLI, encoded by the coding sequence ATGGATCATCAACAACCATTGGAAGAAGATACCATCATGGAAATCAAGGAAACTGAAATGCTTTCACCTGCTGGTGGTGACAGTAAAACAACATTCAGAACTGCCCATTTTCTCAAACCTATTGCAAACTCCATTCATGAAATTACCTACAATCACTTTAACCTTAACCCATCATCACCTTCTTCTGGTTTTGAACCAAAGGAAGGGTCTTTCAAAATCCGTTTCAATGGGTGGCTTTACCCATACACCACCAAATGGGTTAGGTGGGTTGATCAACTTAAGCCCAAGTATGAACCAGTGTGGAAGAAAGCTGGAATCTTTGAACCTATAATGAGTACTAAGAGCCACATAATGAAAAATCAAGACTTGGTTTATGGGGTTGTTGAGAAATGGTGTTCTGAGACCAATACATTTGTGTTTCCATTTGCTGAAGCAACAATCACTTTAGAGGATGTTATGGTTTTGGGGGGTTACTCTCTCTATGGTTATCCTGTTTTCACATCACTTGAAGATCAGGAAATGAGAGATGTGGAGCAGAAGCTCATCATTGCAAGACAGCAGAAGGCTATAGACAGTCGGACACCTTCGACATCAATGTGGATGgatattttcattaataaagGGAGTGAAATTGAGCATGAAGCATTTCTTGCTACTTGGTTGTCAATATTTGTTTTTCCTCATAAATACTGTGTGGTGAAAAGTTGTTTGTTTCCTATTGCTATTCTTCTTGCTAGAGGGAATCCTATTGCTTTGGCACCTGCTGTTTTGGCTAGCTTATATAATGATTTGAGTTTGTTCAAGAAACAAATTGTTGATTTGAAAAAATGTTCTGATAAATCTCCCTTAGTGTTGGATGTTAATCTACAATCACCCTTTTACTTGGTTCAAGTTTGGgtttgggagaggttcaaaaaTTTGCAACCACAGCCAAACTTGATCAACAATGGAGACCATGTATTGTTGAGGTGGCATAAGGTTAAGCCcttgaatattaaaaatgtaaGTTTGGAATTAGATTCAGCTATCGATGATTTTTTTTGGCGTCCTTATGTTCGATATGCTGATAAGTGTAGAGTGTTTTATCCTAATGATGAAATTTTGATACCACATAAGGAAGATTTGATGGACAAGCAAATGCACTCATTTGTTATATGCTTGAGAGTTTCTGAGCTAGTTGGATTTGAATCTATAGAGCAATATCTGCCACATAGAGTTGCTATGCAATTTGGATTGGATCAAGATGTTCCTGGTTATGTGTCTAGATtcaatgcgactaatgccattGCTTGGAAATATTACAGCAGACCCTTCTCTGATTCTGATAAAAGCTTATATTTTCCATCTAGATTTTTCGAGGCTGATGTTACCTCGCGTTATGCAAATTGGTGGAAGAAATCAGTCTCACGTCCTCAGGGTTTCATTAAGAATGTTGTTCCACAGAAGAGAAGTGGACCAAGTCCATCAGAATGTAGACCTCATTCTAAGGTTCCACTTGAGTTTCCTCTTCCTAAACTTGTTAGTTGCACTGTTACTATTGGAAAATCTTGCAGTGATGATTCAAAAACTAGCAAGGGAGATAATATTGTTAGTGATGATGTTCcttctaatttttttcctaaacaTCTGAAAACTACACCCCCTGAAAGTTCTGTTCAAGATGGTTTGAAAGCTGGTGATAATATTGATGCTGGCGCTCCTTCAAGTGTACCACCGAAACAAAACATTCTGACTCCTTTGATGACTTCTGAAAATTGTAAGCATGAGTTGGAAGATGTTGAGTTTAAAGAAGGAAATGAGAGCAAAGAAGCAAGACTGTCAAATGACAGAAGCTGCGAATCCGGGACTCAAGAAGAGAGCTATAGCGATTTATGTGAAGCAATCGCAGCAGAACTTGAAGAAAGAGTTAGCCGACTCGAGAGACTGCATAGAGAACTAAAGATGGCAAGGTTGGGCCTCATTTGA
- the LOC123918732 gene encoding pentatricopeptide repeat-containing protein At3g18970 produces the protein MPTTLPRLKCIPLLNSFPKQTPTNIKQIHAQLIINNLNSPKFFAKLINLYSSTSPNPKILNSIFHYFHTPHLLLFNTLIKCTPLNNSIQIFQTHFSKQLIHFDHHTFNFILGACARSPSYLTLKLGTQLHSLIIKQGFFCSNVLVPTTLIHFYANNRDIRYARKVFDEMPERNVVTWNAMITGYCSLKDGNGKNAVNGLCLFKEMLMVGGSEVRPNDTTLVCLLSAASQLGMMEIGVCLHGFAVKMLCKVEDDVFIGTGLVDMYSKCGCLESALYVFWRMKFRNVLTWTAMTTGLAIHGRGEEALEILYKMESDGVRPNETTFTSLLSACCHAGLVEEGLQLFHDMEQKFGVVPRIQHYGCVVDLLGKNGNLNEAYDFILAMPISPDAVIWRSLLSACKIHGDVVMGEKVGRFLLQFKEHSYAELAHKSEDYVALSNVYASVERWNDVETVRKKMKAKGIFNQSGLSSVQTLSNDTLCN, from the coding sequence ATGCCAACAACACTTCCAAGACTCAAATGCATTCCACTCTTAAATTCTTTTCCCAAACAAACCCCaacaaacataaaacaaatccaTGCCCAACTAATCATCAACAACCTCAATTCCCCCAAATTCTTCGCCAAATTAATCAACCTTTATTCTTCAACTTCACCAAACCCTAAAATTCTAAATTCAATTTTCCACTACTTTCACACACCCCATTTACTCCTCTTCAACACTCTGATCAAATGCACCCCCCTTAACAACTCAATTCAAATTTTCCAAACCCACTTctcaaaacaacttattcattttgATCACCACACTTTCAACTTCATCCTTGGAGCTTGTGCTCGTTCCCCTTCATATCTAACATTAAAATTAGGAACACAATTACACTCTTTAATTATAAAACAAGGATTTTTTTGTTCCAATGTTTTAGTTCCAACTactttaattcatttttatgcTAACAATAGAGATATTAGATATGCACGTAaagtgtttgatgaaatgcctgAGAGAAATGTTGTTACGTGGAATGCGATGATAACCGGTTATTGTTCGTTAAAAGATGGAAATGGCAAAAATGCTGTGAATGGATTGTGTTTGTTTAAGGAAATGTTGATGGTTGGTGGGAGTGAAGTTAGACCGAATGATACTACTTTGGTTTGTTTGCTTTCTGCAGCTTCTCAATTGGGAATGATGGAAATTGGTGTTTGCTTACACGGGTTTGCGGTGAAGATGTTGTGTAAAGTTGAAGATGATGTGTTTATAGGGACGGGGCTTGTTGATATGTACTCGAAATGCGGGTGTCTTGAAAGTGCTTTGTATGTTTTTTGGCGGATGAAATTTAGGAATGTTTTGACTTGGACTGCGATGACTACCGGATTAGCTATTCATGGGAGAGGGGAAGAGGCTTTGGAGATTTTGTATAAGATGGAGAGTGATGGTGTGAGACCGAACGAAACGACTTTTACGAGCTTGTTGTCGGCATGTTGTCACGCAGGGCTTGTTGAAGAAGGGCTTCAATTGTTTCATGATATGGAACAGAAATTTGGTGTGGTGCCTCGGATACAACATTATGGTTGTGTTGTTGATCTTCTTGGAAAAAATGGAAATTTGAACGAGGCTTATGATTTTATCCTGGCGATGCCCATTAGTCCTGATGCCGTGATTTGGAGGAGTTTGCTCAGTGCTTGTAAGATTCATGGAGATGTTGTGATGGGAGAGAAAGTGGGGAGGTTTCTTCTACAGTTTAAAGAGCACAGTTATGCAGAGTTGGCTCATAAGAGTGAAGACTATGTTGCTTTGTCAAATGTCTATGCTTCAGTTGAAAGGTGGAATGATGTTGAAACTGTTAGGAAGAAAATGAAAGCTAAGGGTATTTTTAATCAATCAGGTCTTAGCTCAGTTCAAACTTTGAGCAATGATACATTGTGTAATTAA
- the LOC123918980 gene encoding QWRF motif-containing protein 7, translating into MEKNARSPSGRGQLTIVPPSPRLVCSQSNGSLATITTPERTSRKFNSSEKLTNNHRSKSTSKIRTENNEGNTKLLDRKKSNSKLLQFGVSPDRNGASKRTTLPSAWALSPGRQSIGSPIWSESLTKANGNNNGNVGGKVGNGVAKVLNYFKQRKVSSKQEEVYHKFKILHNRLLQWKFINARAGISIARVKNAAEINLFSVWIGILMLRKIIIQKRIEVQKIKHTIKLQHILFGQLSLLIEWKKLERRNQESIDKLTKKLLALSTILPLTQGLKVDTEAIFENMNTAIKVMENLEPLIMKYQPQVERILYQVTELTTTSRQEEECLHELLGIVPIFATLLEKEKSVQVHLIQTRIGQSCK; encoded by the exons ATGGAGAAAAATGCTCGTTCTCCTTCCGGCCGCGGCCAACTCACAATTGTGCCACCATCACCTCGCCTAGTCTGTTCGCAAAGCAACGGAAGTCTAGCGACTATAACAACTCCAGAGAGAACCTCACGCAAGTTCAACTCTAGTGAAAAACTAACCAATAACCATCGTTCAAAATCAACATCGAAGATACGAACCGAAAACAATGAAGGGAATACAAAGTTGCTTGATAGGAAGAAAAGTAATAGTAAGTTGTTACAATTTGGGGTTAGCCCGGATCGTAATGGAGCTTCAAAGAGGACTACATTGCCTTCGGCGTGGGCACTTTCTCCGGGAAGGCAATCCATTGGCTCTCCAATTTGGTCCGAGTCACTAACTAAAGCAAACGGAAACAACAATGGCAATGTTGGTGGTAAAGTTGGTAATGGTGTCGCTAAAGTCTTGAATTATTTCAAACAAAGGAAAGTGTCATCCAAGCAAGAAGAAGTATACCATAAGTTCAAGATTTTACATAACAGACTTTTGCAATGGAAATTTATTAATGCTAGAGCTGGGATTTCTATAGCTAGGGTAAAAAATGCAGCCGAG ATAAATTTGTTTTCTGTATGGATTGGAATCCTAATGCTAAGAAAGATCATAATACAAAAGAGAATTGAAGTTCAAAAGATCAAACATACGATCAAGCTTCAACATATTCTTTTTGGTCAACTCTCCCTTCTAATTGAATGGAAAAAGTTGGAGAGAAGAAATCAAGAATCAATAgacaaattaacaaaaaagtTGTTAGCATTGTCCACCATATTGCCCTTAACTCAAGGTCTCAAG GTAGATACAGAGGCCATCTTTGAAAACATGAATACAGCAATTAAAGTCATGGAGAATTTGGAGCCATTGATCATGAAATATCAACCACAG GTTGAGAGAATTCTTTATCAAGTTACAGAACTCACCACCACATCAAGACAAGAAGAAGAGTGCTTACATGAACTTTTGGGCATTGTTCCTATTTTTGCAACTTTACTG gaaaaggaaaaaagtgTTCAAGTGCATCTTATTCAAACAAGAATAGGGCAATCATGTAAATAG
- the LOC123918981 gene encoding cell number regulator 6-like, translating into MDERSRYVKLTKDQTTLEEDIKPGELNQPIQVPQLDVKKCMECGQPLPESYAPPADEPWMTGIFGCAEDRDSCLTGLFCPCVLFGRNVESLNEDTPWTGPCICHAIFIEGGIALATATAVFNGLIDPGTSFLIFESLFFTWWMCGIYTGQVRQSLQKNYHLKNSPADPCCVHCCLHWCALCQEHREMKGRLSESIASEMTLVNAPPVQEMKSADEKKSPEASSSNSNEHTDLQIQAL; encoded by the exons ATGGATGAACGGAGCCGTTACGTGAAGCTGACTAAAGATCAGACAACTCTTGAAGAAGATATCAAGCCTGGTGAACTTAATCAGCCAATTCAGGTTCCTCAG TTGGATGTTAAGAAGTGCATGGAATGTGGACAGCCATTACCCGAAAGCTATGCACCTCCTGCTGATGAGCCTTGGATGACTGGGATCTTTGGATGTGCTGAAGATAGGGATAGTT GTTTGACAGGACTGTTTTGTCCTTGTGTTTTATTTGGGCGCAACGTAGAAAGCTTGAATGAAGACACTCCTTGGACTGGACCATGCATTTGTCATGCCATTTTTATTGAGGGTGGCATTGCTCTGGCAACAGCGACTGCAGTTTTTAATGGTCTGATTGACCCAGGGACATCATTTCTCATTTTTGAGAGCTTATTTTTTACTTGGTGGATGTGTGGCATATACACTGGTCAGGTTCGCCAATCCTTACAGAAGAATTATCATTTAAAG AATTCGCCTGCTGATCCTTGTTGTGTCCACTGCTGCCTGCACTGGTGTGCCTTGTGTCAAGAGCACAGGGAAATGAAGGGACGGCTCTCAGAAAGTATTGCCTCAGAAATGACACTTGTAAATGCTCCTCCGGTTCAAGAAATGAAGTCTGCTGATGAAAAGAAAAGTCCTGAAGCCTCTTCATCTAATAGCAACGAGCATACTGATTTACAAATTCAGGCTCTATAA